In Cololabis saira isolate AMF1-May2022 chromosome 10, fColSai1.1, whole genome shotgun sequence, a single window of DNA contains:
- the eif3f gene encoding eukaryotic translation initiation factor 3 subunit F, with product MSVYGPVVKIHPVVLASISDSYERRNEGASRVIGTILGTIDKHSIEVTNCFSVPHNESEDEVAVDMEFAKNMYELHKRVSPTEVIIGWYATGFDITEHSVLIHEYYSREASNPIHLTVDTALQSGKMNIRAYVSAQMGVPGKTVGVMFTPLTVKYIYYDTERIGVDLLQRTREAPSRAKGLTSDLSQVGGASARVQDMLATVLAYIDDVLSGKVTADNSVGRFLMDLVNKVPTIPPEDFENMLNSNINDLLMVTYLSNLTQAQIALNEKLVLL from the exons ATGTCGGTGTACGGGCCGGTGGTGAAGATCCACCCTGTCGTTCTCGCGTCTATCAGCGACTCCTACGAGCGAAGGAATGAGGGAGCGAGTCGTGTTATAGGAACCATTTTGG GTACTATTGACAAGCACTCTATTGAGGTGACCAACTGCTTCTCTGTGCCTCACAATGAGTCAGAAGATGAG GTTGCTGTGGACATGGAGTTTGCCAAGAACATGTATGAGCTTCACAAGAGGGTCTCACCCACAGAGGTCATCATCGGATG GTATGCCACAGGCTTTGACATCACCGAACACTCTGTGCTCATCCATGAGTACTACAGCCGCGAGGCCTCTAACCCCATTCACCTGACTGTAGACACAGCGCTGCAGAGCGGGAAGATGAACATCCGCGCCTACGTCAG TGCACAGATGGGAGTGCCAGGAAAGACAGTTGGTGTTATGTTCACCCCACTCACTGTCAAGTATATCTACTATGATACTGAGAGAATAGGCG TGGACCTGCTGCAGAGGACACGTGAGGCCCCCAGTCGTGCCAAaggtctgacctctgacctgtcCCAGGTGGGCGGAGCTTCAGCTCGGGTACAGGATATGTTAGCCACTGTGCTTGCATACATCGATGATGTGTTG TCAGGAAAAGTGACGGCAGATAACAGCGTGGGACGTTTCCTCATGGACCTGGTCAACAAGGTGCCAACCATCCCCCCTGAGGACTTTGAGAACATGCTCAATTCCAACATCAAT GACTTGCTGATGGTGACCTACCTTTCCAACCTGACCCAAGCACAGATCGCTCTAAATGAGAAGCTGGTGCTGCTTTGA
- the LOC133452505 gene encoding MICOS complex subunit MIC26-like → MPSGIMLKVTGSSAMPGAPTLLPFTVYAVDHAVGNGEKEVPKPLNRDELSLYTAPPLQKFIHEEPEPAPLEEYVATVRKSAEPFTAWYRDTYAKVKPKVQKIVQFGHDTYEYVQSPPKDFYPRAGVIGATGVLGLFLGRGSRIKKLVYPAALMAASASLYYPEQAAAVAKSTGDSVYDYAVQSYAAAEKILNPQSKEGKKSKEPGTKP, encoded by the coding sequence ATGCCCTCAGGGATCATGCTGAAGGTGACAGGTAGTAGTGCCATGCCGGGAGCTCCCACTTTGTTGCCTTTCACCGTTTATGCTGTCGATCATGCCGTCGGCAACGGGGAGAAAGAAGTCCCGAAACCCTTAAACCGGGACGAGCTCTCTCTGTACACCGCTCCTCCTCTGCAGAAGTTTATCCACGAGGAGCCCGAGCCGGCTCCGCTGGAGGAGTATGTCGCCACCGTCCGGAAGTCTGCAGAACCCTTCACGGCTTGGTATCGGGACACCTACGCCAAAGTTAAACCCAAAGTTCAGAAGATCGTCCAATTTGGTCATGACACATACGAGTACGTGCAGAGCCCTCCGAAGGATTTCTACCCCCGTGCAGGAGTCATCGGCGCCACCGGCGTCCTGGGGCTGTTTCTCGGCCGGGGCTCCAGGATTAAGAAGCTGGTCTACCCGGCGGCTCTGATGGCCGCCAGCGCGTCCCTCTACTACCCGGAGCAGGCGGCGGCCGTCGCCAAGTCCACCGGGGACTCCGTGTACGACTACGCGGTGCAGAGCTACGCTGCGGCGGAGAAGATCCTCAACCCGCAGAGcaaagaagggaagaagagcAAGGAACCAGGGACTAAACCGTGA